GGTCACGCCCTCCGGGACGCTCACCGTGAGGTTGGCCGGTACAGACACGTCTCCGGCGTTCCTGACGTGGAACCTCAGGGTCACGGGATGATACACCGCAGGGTCCCCTTCCCACGATGCGTTGAGGAAGTAGGCAACCTTCGACGGCTCCACGTACGCGGTAACGGGGTTGGATGAGAACGTGAGCCCGGTGTAGCCCCCACAGGCCAGTTCAAAGGGAGCAACAACATCCGCCACCACCCTTCCAAGCGTAACGTTACCGTCGTCCGTCGGCATGACGGTTACCTTGAAGGTTTTTTCCTCACCCGGTTTCAGGAGGGCAATCTCCAGCGCACCCCCAGAAATAACCCGCACTCCACCCTCCGGAACGAAGCGGAGCGTGACGTTCGAAAGGGCCACCGTGCCGGTGTTCTTTACCCGGAAGGCAATACTCATCGGAAGGTACCTCTTCCCGTCCCCGGCGGTACCCTCTATCAGAAGGTTGGCCACCTTTCCCACGTCGGGAATCTTGGACCTGTCGAGAAAGACCTCAAAGGTGGCCTTTCCGTCGTCCTCCACGCCGTCCAGGATTACGGTTGCCCCCCTGTAATACAGGCCCGTCGCCACGGCACCGCTTGAGAGTTTGGATGTGGCAAGAACCGCACCGCACGAGTTGAGCAGGGACGCCCTTATCGAACCATCGAATTTGTAGTCGTAGCGGAGCACGTATGGACCAACGTTCCGGGTCTGACCTGGGGAGAGTGAGAACACCGCATCCGGAACCGTCTCAACGTCGAGCGACGCCCCCCTGAAGAACACCGTCACCTTGGCGTACTCAACCCCGACCAGATCCTCCGCCTTGACGTGGAACGGGCCGATGTCCGCCTCCTTCCCAACGACCACGGAATACTCATTTCCATCGTATTCGAAGTAAAGCGTTTCAGTAAAGCCGTCGGCGGATTCCTCAACGGTGGCGTTTGTGAAGGTTAGCACGTGGTCCGAGACCGTCACGTTCTGGCCCCGCTGGAGGTATCCCTCAAAGGCTTTCGGGTAGGCGCTCACGGCAATCTTAAGGTTGCCGAAGGTAAACGTGCCGGAGGTGAAGTCCCTGGACTCGTTTCCCCGGGAAACGCGCACCTTCGCGCCCTTGCTCCCCACCGAGAGCAGCTCAATCGAGTAGTCCCCCAGCCTAACGGTCTCGCCCTCAACGATGTAGGGAAACGTCACGTTCAGGAATACGACGGGCCCCTCGGCCGCGGTGACCCTGACGTACCTCACCACAACGTCCCCGGCGGTGAAACCCTCCCCAGGGCTGAGGGAGAAGTCATAGTATGACGACTGTGCGTACGCGGTGCCAACCAGGACACCGTCCAGCGAGACGTCCCTGAACTCCAGGGTCACGTTCCCGAGGGAAATCGAACCCGGCAGGGGAAACCATCCGTTGAAGGACGACGCCGAGGCGAAACCCGCCGGAAGCAGAAGCATGAGTACCAGCGCGAACACGATGGCCCGTCTCACGGTATCACCCCCATAAGGTGGAGAAACATCTGGGCGGTTTCACCGCCCC
The DNA window shown above is from Thermococcus sp. JdF3 and carries:
- a CDS encoding CARDB domain-containing protein translates to MRRAIVFALVLMLLLPAGFASASSFNGWFPLPGSISLGNVTLEFRDVSLDGVLVGTAYAQSSYYDFSLSPGEGFTAGDVVVRYVRVTAAEGPVVFLNVTFPYIVEGETVRLGDYSIELLSVGSKGAKVRVSRGNESRDFTSGTFTFGNLKIAVSAYPKAFEGYLQRGQNVTVSDHVLTFTNATVEESADGFTETLYFEYDGNEYSVVVGKEADIGPFHVKAEDLVGVEYAKVTVFFRGASLDVETVPDAVFSLSPGQTRNVGPYVLRYDYKFDGSIRASLLNSCGAVLATSKLSSGAVATGLYYRGATVILDGVEDDGKATFEVFLDRSKIPDVGKVANLLIEGTAGDGKRYLPMSIAFRVKNTGTVALSNVTLRFVPEGGVRVISGGALEIALLKPGEEKTFKVTVMPTDDGNVTLGRVVADVVAPFELACGGYTGLTFSSNPVTAYVEPSKVAYFLNASWEGDPAVYHPVTLRFHVRNAGDVSVPANLTVSVPEGVTVEPDGIFESYGGGLVAPLSLAPGENVTFSVMVIPYSPGKKTFRVALNTIAGTVNSSTVALDIVAPTGNDTEVITKTITVTTTVPSNGTVTVTETSTETTSIESTVTEVQTVPYTPTTSKVVWMVIGIVIGALAVIIFAWYQAHRS